The nucleotide sequence GGCAGCTTGTTGGGGGCTACCTCGCCGCGGAGCTCCTCCACGAAGGAGTTTTGAAACGTAACTTGCTCTAGAGGTTCAACGTGTGTGGCCATAACTCAAGGGCAATTAGGGTGCTTGGTGGGAAAGAGAGAGAGTGATTTCGGTTGCCGCGGACAGTGCGCGGCAAGTTGGCTAACGCTGATTAGGCGCGCATGTTTCCGCTTCTTTCGTCAAGCTAGACCATAAAACCGCACACTTCAGCAGCAAATTGCGCGGGGCTTTTGCACCAACGTTGAGCTTGCGAAGCTGCCGTCTAGCGGTAGTATGCGCAGGTGCGCTTCATCACCTCGCTTGGGTCTTCCCAATACGCATTGTCTAGCGCATCAAGGGCCCGCAACTCTTTTTTGGTGAGGAATTCGGGAATATCCCACAGCTTCTTTATTCGCGTGTCGTCTTCCAAACGGACTAGTATCTGGTAGGCTTCCTGTACAATGCGAGCAGCCTCGGTTGCTTGAATGACAGTTAAGGCCCGCAGTGCTAGTACATACGCCTCGTGGCCCCAGTTGCAAAAGAACTGGATAAACCCTCCGTTATGCATATCCATTTCCAGCTTCCAGATGGCCGCCAATTCTTGCTCCCGTTCGGTTAGGGCACTCCAATTGCTTTGGTTGCTTATCAGCTTGTCGAGAGCAGGCTCCGTGAGCTTGTCCCATTCTTCGTAGAATTCTTCCATTACTTACACCTAATGCGGCTATGCATCGTGAAAATAACTAGCCCAAGGCCGGACAGTACGATAGCAAGCGCCAGACTTGCTTGCTATCGTACTGCTTATTGCAGCTTCACCTTATACAGCCGGAACGGATATTGCACCCGGTCTTGGCCGTTGTTCCATTTGGGGGTGCGCTCGATTTGCGCGGCCGTGAGGTAGAGGTAGCCATCGGGGCCGATACCGAACGAGTCGGGCCAGAGCAGGCGCGGGTCGCGCACTACGGTTTCAAAGCGGCCGGCGGGCGTAACGCGGCGCACGGCATGGTTAGGCGAGTCGGTGAGGTATACGTTGCCGGCTTTGTCGGCTATCATGCCGTGGGAAATGCCGGTTTCACCCACTTCTTCCACGCGGGCCGCCACGTCGGTGGGTTTGAGGGTGGTGTTGCGCAGCGCGTCCGTTTGGATGCGGTAGAGCTTGGTTTGGTTGATGGCGCGATAGTAGAGGTACTGGAAGTCGGGCGTGAGGGCAATGCCGTTGACGTTGCTGCTGAAGGGCTTGCTGGCTTTGTCGCGTACTTCCTTGCCATCAATGCGCAGCACAAAGCCTGGGGCGGCGGCTGTTGATTTATGGCCCTGAAGCAGCAGGCGGCTCTTGCCCGTGCGCAGGTCGAGTACCACCAGCGCGGCGAGTTTGGGGTCGGAAAGGTAGGCTACCTGGTTGCGAGTATCCACCTGAATGTCGTTGAGGCCCGACCGTTCGCGGGGCAGGTCCTCGAAGTGGTAGACGCGCTCCACTTTGTTGGTGCTTAGGTTGATTTTCAGCAGCTTGATACCCGCTAGCAGCGGGGCCTCATCGGCCGGGTTGGCGGGGTCGAGCACCCATAGTGCGTCGTTTTGATCCACGAACAGGGCCTGCACGTTTACGAAGCGGCTGGTGGCCCGCAAGGAGTCCCATTGATTCCATTCGGCGTTGGGGTACGGCTGCCGCTTGCCCTGCACTATTTCCGCCAGGCCGTAGTCGTAGTCGGTGGGCTTCTTGGGGAACGTAACGAAGATGCGTCCCTGCTGCGACACGGCTACTCCGATGGGTTGGTGCCGGCCAAATGCTGCTACTTCTAGCAGCGGCGTTGCTGGGTTTTGCGCGTAAGCGGCCAAGCACGTGACAGCGAAGAAGAACAGGCCAAGAAAGTATTTCACGAAGAAGCAGGGTTGAGCTTGAAAAGAGGGACACTTGGAGCCAAGGCGCGCTGCTGGCGCGGACTACGCTACCTTCCCTACGGCTGGGTTTCCTTAGGGTTAATGCGCGCAACCGTAACCTTCCTTCCTGCCGCCGGGTAGACCAAGCAGCCCATACCTTCCCCACCCATGCGCTTTCCACTTCTATTGCTGCTCTCGTGGCTGCCTCTTGCGGCGGCCACGGCCCAAAAGCCCCCGGCCCGCTTCACCACCATTGGCCGCATTGTCCGGCAGTCCCCAGCCCTCGACCAGCTGCTGGCCCCAGGCGCCCAAATTGAAATTGTGGCGGCCGGCCTCGGGCACACCGAAGGGCCCGTGTGGGTGCCCGATAGCAGCATGCTACTTTTCACCGACGCTCCTACCCGCACCGTGTACCGGTGGTCGGCCGCGAGCGGGCTCAGCAAGTTTCTAGAGCACACCGGCTACTCGGGTCGCATGCCCTACGGCAAAGAGCCCGGCTCCAACGGCCTCGCCCTCGATGGCCGCGGCAACCTACTCATCTGCGACCATGGCGACCGGCGGCTGGCGCTGCTTCCGTTAGCTGGCAAAAGCGGCAAGCGCACCCTCACCGACAACTTCCAGGGCAAGCGCTACAACAGTCCCAACGACGTGGTAACGCACCCCACCAACCGTAGCTTCTACTTCACCGACCCACCCTACGGCTTGCCCCAGCAAACCCAAGACGTAGCCAATCGTGAGTTGCCTGTCTGCGGCGTGTACCGGCTCGCTCCCGACGGCAACGTCACGCAGGAAGTCAACGACCTCGCTCTGCCCAACGGCCTCGCTTTCAGCCCCGATGGCCGCACGCTTTACGTTTCGCAGTCTGACTCCCTGCGCCCCCTCATTATGGCCTACGACGTGCGGCCTAGTGGTCAACTCGGCAAGGGGCGCGTGTTTTTCGACATGAGCAAGCTCAACCGGCCCCGGCCCAAGGAAACGCCCGATGGGCTAAAAACCGACCGCAACGGCAATATCTGGGCTTCCGGCTTCGGGGGCATCGTTGTGCTATCGGCGCGGGGGCAGCACCTGGGCACCATCGACACCGGCGAAGTGGTGGCCAACTGTGCCTGGGGCGACGACGGGCGTACGCTCTACATTGCCTCCGGCAGCTTCTTATGTCGGGTAAAAACCTTGGCGCAAGGTTTCTGATTCTCAACTCCCTACCACTCCATTGCATTCAGTGGAGTTCTATTCGTGTCTGGCCCCGCCTGGCCCTTGGGTGTGCCTTCAAGGGAAGCGTTGGAGCGGTTGCCGAGCGCCGCCTAGCGCCCCGGCAACATTTGGCTACCAGATAACCTTTGCCATCTGAGAGAAGTATTCTACTGCAACTGATAAGCTTGCGGCACGCGCAGGTTCTATTTTGCTCAGTGCTTAAAGCTGCCTGTTACGCTATGTCCACTGTGTTTTCGCCACCTGACTACCAACACATTTTTCGCTCTTTACCTGGTTGCTGCCTGTTGCTAACGCCCGACGGCACCGTGGTTGAATGCTCGGTTGGGTTCGCAACTGCCACGGGGCAGTTGCGGGAAACTGTTGTTGGGCACGACCTGGCCGCGGCGTGGTCTACTGCTCCTACTCTAGTCCCGCACCTCACCGATTCGCTGGCCCACGTACAGGCTAATCGGCAGCCGCATACTATCCGCCACAACGCGCCCGGCGCGCCCCTGCTACTCACCCAAAGCCCGATACTCAACGCCCAAGGAGAGCTGCTTTTCATTCTGCATACCGCCGAGCCAGCGCCGCTTGCAAGCAACGACAGCACCAACAGCAACGACAGTTCGGCGCTGCACAAACTTCAGCAAGAACTGAACACGGCCAACCAGGAACTACAACAGGCGCTGTCGGAAGCCAACACCCAACGCAAGCGGCTGCACTCGCTCTTCATGCAGGCGCCCGCGGCCATTGCCACCTTGCGCGGTCCGAAGCATGTGTTCGAAATGGTGAATCCAGGCTATCAGCAGCTAGTGGGCAATCGGCCGTTGGTAGGCAAAACCATTCGGGAAGGACTGCCGGAGTTGGAGGACCAAGGCTTTTTCGAGCTGCTCGACTCGGTGTATCAAACCGG is from Hymenobacter tibetensis and encodes:
- a CDS encoding DMP19 family protein, with the protein product MEEFYEEWDKLTEPALDKLISNQSNWSALTEREQELAAIWKLEMDMHNGGFIQFFCNWGHEAYVLALRALTVIQATEAARIVQEAYQILVRLEDDTRIKKLWDIPEFLTKKELRALDALDNAYWEDPSEVMKRTCAYYR
- a CDS encoding SMP-30/gluconolactonase/LRE family protein, with the protein product MKYFLGLFFFAVTCLAAYAQNPATPLLEVAAFGRHQPIGVAVSQQGRIFVTFPKKPTDYDYGLAEIVQGKRQPYPNAEWNQWDSLRATSRFVNVQALFVDQNDALWVLDPANPADEAPLLAGIKLLKINLSTNKVERVYHFEDLPRERSGLNDIQVDTRNQVAYLSDPKLAALVVLDLRTGKSRLLLQGHKSTAAAPGFVLRIDGKEVRDKASKPFSSNVNGIALTPDFQYLYYRAINQTKLYRIQTDALRNTTLKPTDVAARVEEVGETGISHGMIADKAGNVYLTDSPNHAVRRVTPAGRFETVVRDPRLLWPDSFGIGPDGYLYLTAAQIERTPKWNNGQDRVQYPFRLYKVKLQ
- a CDS encoding SMP-30/gluconolactonase/LRE family protein, producing MRFPLLLLLSWLPLAAATAQKPPARFTTIGRIVRQSPALDQLLAPGAQIEIVAAGLGHTEGPVWVPDSSMLLFTDAPTRTVYRWSAASGLSKFLEHTGYSGRMPYGKEPGSNGLALDGRGNLLICDHGDRRLALLPLAGKSGKRTLTDNFQGKRYNSPNDVVTHPTNRSFYFTDPPYGLPQQTQDVANRELPVCGVYRLAPDGNVTQEVNDLALPNGLAFSPDGRTLYVSQSDSLRPLIMAYDVRPSGQLGKGRVFFDMSKLNRPRPKETPDGLKTDRNGNIWASGFGGIVVLSARGQHLGTIDTGEVVANCAWGDDGRTLYIASGSFLCRVKTLAQGF